The genomic region tcatTTGCCATTCCTGTTTAACAGCAAAACCCATCCATGTGAAAATTCCAAAACTCAAAACACAAGTTTTTACCTGAATACTTAACTTTATTAGTCTCTCTTAGAACACTGTACAAAGgagtaataaaaatattcacacTTTATTTTAGAAAGTTCTCTACTTGAGACTCCTGTATCCACAGCAAAAAGAAGGgctactgggaaaaaaaaaccctaaaacttTGTACAGaacattcctttaaaaaaacctcccaatTAATTCAGCTCATTAAACTGATCCAGGGAGGATACAGATACACCAACACTCGCATGCTTAAGAGCTATTATAGGCAATGATAAAGCAACATAAGTTACAATGAGGAATATTAATGTGTTAACCCACTGCTGTCCCCTCCTCGAGGGCCAGTACCGAGCTTctaaaaacaacccaaaattcaaaaataaaagtactCGGGAATGAAGTAGCCCTAAatcttgtttattttaaaggctttttccTGCGAAGGTTTGCACTGTTTGCCACCCTGGTAGCTCTGTTAAATGAATCCCAAGACAGGATCCCTAATTCAGGAGCATCAGGCTGGGAGGACCTGCTGGTTTTCCCACTGTCCTGGAGCAGGGACCGCTGTACCCTGTGGATACGTGCGTGGTGCTGACAGTGGCTTAGGAGGCTTTGCCCAGTGCAAGGCTGCTGCCAGTTCCTGAGAAGGGTCCCAGgctttcaaaagcttttctctttcattgcagaaccaaaaagaaaagctgttgaAGTACCTGCTCACCAGGAATTGTTCCTCCATCACAGGGTGGAGCCCGCCTTGATCTCTCCAGGTAAGATTTGTCCTGCTTATGATGCAGGACAAGTTTCATACGAAAATCTATCAGATCAGAATCCCACTTAAATGTGATCAGAATCCCATTTAAAATCAGCAGTGGTCACTTATCTCCTCCACGCAGGTACCTGGGGAAAACTCCACTTTAAAAGGAGTTCTGCTCATGTTTGGGTTCTTCACCTAAAATGTGGCTTCATCCCTGATCTGTCACCTCTAAGGACACGTCTGACAACTCCTCAGCCTGCCCATGCTGTCCTTTCACTTCAGACTCTCTCAGGTACCCCTAACAATGGTGGTTTAATTACAATTAACTTAttgcttttctatttttgaTTAACCCTGACACCTACCCTTAAGCTGGGATCTTAAGGAAGATTCTGCCAGGTTTGTAATTGTTCAAATACTTATTAATAGTATGTAGACACTTAATATAATAAGAAATCTTTCTTCAACTCGCCTCTTTCCATATTCCTCCTGTTTCCACTTATGTTTCCCTTGACTGGACTAACTGAGTCCAAGTTAACTGCAGTTATTCCATGGAAAAATTATGCCTGTGTTGCAAAGAGTGTCACTGTCACATAACTCCTAGGTAGGCTGTTTTTAATCATTTGTGTGAAAGAGAGAAGTCAGAAAAGTTTACTTCTGCTGTTAGGCAAAGCCTTAATTATAAATTTTGGACTTCAGGCTTTAAAACCTGCTTGTTTGAGCAGTTTATAATCCAATTCTGGTTCACAGTTATATTTAATTTAACAAAACAGAGTCAGATGTCCTTAGTGTCAGTGACCAGCACAAGTGCTCAGACTCTCAGCTGTTGTAGTGCCTTCAGGGAGGCTGTGGGAATTGCTCTATCTCATCAAGAAAAGCTGATCCCTTCTATTTATAATTATTCTAAAATTATCAAACCTGCCTTCACTCTGTGATGTGCATATGCTTAGAACTACCCAGCATATGTCTGCCTGTGAGGAGTCGTGTCTGTAAGCACCTAGAGACTCTTTCTGTCGCCAAAAAAAGTGCtgtttctccccttttttttctaccaaaacaattcattttcttccctctggAGATGGAAGCTGTGCCTGGGCAGACACTCGGGTCTGTTCAGCACCACACAGTATTTTGGGTACATCCTCAGCCACCCTGCCAGGACCTGCTCCCTGGAGCAGCCATTCCCGCAGGGATACTGCTCATTCCTGTGCCATTTCCAAGCTGATTGATGAAATATCTCTATTTTGATAACAATTATCATTGTCTAGTAGCTTAAAGAGCCGATTAGGGTAGAGAGTACCTTAACTAAAGCAGCAGTCCTTATGTCCTGGGGGTTACATTTAAGGTTTAACCTCCCCATCAGGGAAATTGCACGTCTGTCAACGCCTGGGGTCTCCAACCAGactcttttctctttctaccTTCTTGAAAACATCCTCTTCACTTATATTTCCACTTTTCAAACATATGAGGGAGTGATTCTCCCTGCATTCCAGCAGCCCTCTGAGGTACACTGAATGTTTTCCCTGCCCCATAGCAGTCCCATAGGAAGTCTGAGAGAGAGAAGTGAAGCAGCTTCCCTAAAATTATGCACAGAGTAACAGATTTTAGGTGCAAACCTGAAATTCCTCAATCCATGTCCTATGCTCAGACCATCCAACAACTCAACGCTCTCCACTGTGGCCTCTAAAGCTGGAATTGCTACTGCAGGAACAAAAATAGCAAATTTAAAAGGTTTTATCCCATTGTCAGAAAGATGAGACAATATAAGCATTAAGACAACAGAAATACAGGTTTTCATGGGGTTTCAGGGGAAGCGTGAGGGAAAACATTCCACCTGGAACATAACCCAAAAGAAAATATGGATTATTTTGAACAGGAAAAAGCTGCCTCAGCCAGGAAACCTGAACCTGTTTGAGCTGGTAATTTGAGGGCAAAGGCTGGATTTTGTTCCTCTGTGAAATAATCTCTTATCAGTGACCCACTGAATCCCTCTGCTGGTCAattcatctgctgctgctgctgctcctcacgCAGCCCTGGGGTGTGGAGCTGAGGGACAGACTTCCAGGAAAGCCAGAAATCCAACCCTCACTTCCCTCGAGTCCATGGATAACTGGAGAATTGGCAAATCCCAGTCACACGGACTTAACCAAGGAGCTGGACTGAGGAGAAAAATTCCAATGAAAGTCAAGGATGGCTGTGTGCTTGATTAGAGCAATCAGGCTTCCACCTCGTTGGGCCTGTACCTGTCCAGTGTGAGCCTCTCCCACACCCCTCCATGTCCATGTCCGTGTCCCAAGGAGCTCGGTGGCATTTGTTGTCAATCATTAAATCATCCACCCCCAGCCCTTGATCCAAATGCCCCCCAAGCCCTCCTGTGCTTAAAAACCAGCAGTGGGGTGGGGAGAAGAGTTACCTGGACAGATTTGGGTATAAACTGAAAATAACAAGCATGATTTGGGATCTATCCACCTTTTCCCTGGACCACATGGATGGTGCTGTAGGAAAGTGGAAGCTTTGTCAAACTGCAGGTTGttccttcctgtgctgttttTAGGAAAAGAACTTCCCTTCTCAGCGGTGTCAAAGACTGCAGAATAAAAATCTGTCGTTCAGATCTGCCTAAAACTGGAACTCAGACCCCAAAACAATCCAGTCCTGGGAAAGTCTGGCTGTATCCCTTTGGATTTCCCCCATGTACTGCTCAAAGCACCCGGCTTCAGGAAGGGAAAGGTATTTTAAAGTGCATTTACCACAGCAATAGTACCAGCACTAAAAGCTTTTCCCCTCACCCCTGTCCTTGTCATTCCATGCCTGGGACAGATGAGACTCTTCCCAGAATTCATCCTCGGTGTACCTCCAAGTCTCGGTGGTTTTGCATCTACTGGTGACACTGGGATAAGAGAAATCCGGTGTCGCGTGTCCTGCTCCGCACTAAACTCTACTCTGGAGCTGGTTTGGATTTATTGGGCACGAGGATCCAGCATGCGGAATGTGTCTGTTGGGATCTGCCTTTGAACAGCCACTCCGAAATCACATCCCAGTCTGCGTGGGGGGAGGAaacagggctggggaggaggaattccccctttccctgctcctccgCCGTCCGCTCCAGCCACGCCACTCAGTACTTGTTGATCCCAAAGATCCGGACTCCATGGAACTGAGGCAGTTTGGGGATCAGGACGCTCATGAGGGAGATGGTGTTGATGATGAAGTGTATCCGGTCGTACTTGGTGTAAAAGCTGGTTAGAAAATACCTGGAAAAGAAGGGTGgaaacaaagagagagagagaagcaaacTGAGCTGTGGCATTCCGTGTGCCTGTGTCCCAGGACAGAACACTGGTGGGTACTGGGACACgaggcagctgggccagctGGGAATACTCACAGGACGATGGGCATGATGGTGAGGAACTTGCGGGAGGCGGTGAACTGGACCCCGTAATCCATCTGCTCCCAGTGCGTGAGCAGCCGGGCCTTGCCCTGGTCCGGGGTCTCGAAGGGGGTTCCCTTCACGGTGTGCAGGAAGATGTACATGCTCTGCGGGACACACAGCGTGAGGCTCGCGGGGGCCCCgcatcccaaaatcccagccGGGGGAGCGCGTTCGGGAGCTTGCAGCCCCGCGCCGTTCCACTAGAGGGACGTGGCGCTGCTGGAAA from Pseudopipra pipra isolate bDixPip1 chromosome 26, bDixPip1.hap1, whole genome shotgun sequence harbors:
- the ORMDL3 gene encoding ORM1-like protein 3 produces the protein MNVGTAHSEVNPNTRVMNSRGIWLSYVLGIGLLHVVLLSIPFFSVPVVWTLTNIIHNLSMYIFLHTVKGTPFETPDQGKARLLTHWEQMDYGVQFTASRKFLTIMPIVLYFLTSFYTKYDRIHFIINTISLMSVLIPKLPQFHGVRIFGINKY